The genome window TAAATAATAAGTATTTTGATACAGAATGGGTATACCGGTGACATAAATCCCagaaagtttaaattttgaatgtctGAACTCTGAAATCTTCAAATTCAGAGAATTCTATCcgacttaaattaaattttcatttgcCAGATTGTGCTTCAAGTTCAGTAGATTTGGTTTGCTGTTGACAAGAAAATGTTTTATGATGTGAACTGTTTTTCATGGAAAAATAGTCAATTACATTGTTATCTTAGTTGAATAGAAATTTTTCGCAGTTAACTAAATTGTCTTTCCAGCTGACTAAAATCcccaagaaattaaattaaaatcctAAGAGTTTATAACTGCCTTGTTTTTACTTTTAGGTCTTTTTATGTAACTAGTTTCATATTTCAGTATTTCCACTTACTGCATTGGTATTTAAGCTGAgtgatttgttaaaaaaatgaagaaactagCTAACTAATTTAGAAAACTGCTCCTTTATTGCCTAATGAGGTATTGATTAACCGCTGCTTGTGCTTATTGATCTGATTCAGTGCCATTTTAGTACACCTACACCCATTTCATATAAAAGATTTCACTTctggttttctttctttgtccTTGCTAATAACAACAGTTTTTAAACCTTCACCACTTTATATGACTTCATTACTCTGAAATCTGCTTAAGTTTATGTTTTTcacctggattgtatctgttaCACTTGGGAGTATATCTTccaatattttcctttttgcttgtTCGGAGttgatgagaaaagaaaaatgaaagtgaaGCTGAAAATAGAattgaattttagttttatcTTGTTAGGGGACATCTGGTGTAACTGAAGGTGTCCCAATCTCATTCTCGAGAACAGTACTATTTGTGTGCCACTTTCTGCATTGATGAACAGTCTTTGGTAGCAGAGTTCCTGTATTCACTTTGCTCATGTTTCTTGATAactcttttgtttgttttacatttttccttttaaattgtTAGACTTACTCACTGTCTTCTTAAGGTAGCATCCAAGTtggtgatgtatgctttcttatcACATTACTCTCTCACTCCAACAGTCCACAATTTCTTGATTTTTGGAGGTTAACAGTGTTTGTTATCAACATTTTGGTATTTCTTAACTTCAGGTGCAACTGAACAAAGAGCATAAAATCCTTTAGAGTGTCAGTAATCAAGAATGCATACAGGAATGGCTTCATTAACTCAACTCCATTATAAAGTACATACCTCCACTTTCAGAAGGGTGCATTCTAGAAGCCAAGGATTATTGAAATCTGGAAAACTATCCCAACTTCAAGGATCCGCCTTTCCTAGTATTCACATTAATCAATCCTGCATATGCTGCACGAAGTTAACTCCATGGGAGTCATCACCTGTCACATATGCTCCTACTGATAATCAAAGTGATACTTTTTTGCCGCAAAGTGCCAATATATTTGAAACTCTTGAATCTAGTAAAACAGCTGAGTCGCCAATAGCAAATGCTGAAGGGGTTTTAGAGACAGGATCTCAGCCAGGCCTGCAGTTTCAGTTTTTCAAATGGCCATTGTGGCTTCTTGGCCCTTCCATTCTCCTAGCAACAGGCATGGTCCCAACATTGTGGTTACCGATATCATCAATCTTTCTCGGCACCAATATAGCCAGCCTACTTTCCTTAATTGGACTTGATTGCATATTTAACCTCGGTGCAACCCTTTTTCTCCTCATGGCTGACGCTTGTTCACGACCAAAGTCTCTAACACAAGACTGCAAAAGCAAGGCTCCCTTCAGTTACCAATTCTGGAACATTGTTGCAACTCTTACCGGATTTATTATCCCATTGTTGGTGATGTTTGGATCTCAGAAGGGCTTTCTCCAGCCTCAACTACCTTTCATCCCATTTGCAGTTCTACTTGGTCcctatcttcttcttttgtcagTACAGTTTCTGACCGAGATGTTGACTTGGCATTGGCAATCACCAGTCTGGCTTGTTACCCCTGTCATTTATGAGTCTTACCGTGTGTTGCAGCTAATGAGGGGATTAAAGCTTGGGGTTGAGCTCAGTGCACCGGCATGGGTGATGCATACAATTAGGGGGCTGGTTTGCTGGTGGGTGCTAATTCTCGGTCTGCAGTTGATGAGGGTTGCTTGGTTTGCTGGCTTAGCTGCGCGAACTCGTAAGCAGCAATTGTCTTCTGATACTTCTAGTGCTAATGGTGATTGGTGATTACTGATTAATACCATTGCAAAAATATTCTGAAAGAGACGGATTCTAGAATAAGTAGATGTTGTTTATTATAGTTATGGGTGTTTTCCATCCCATCTATATACCATAGTGATAGTGGTACACATCTAatggatatatatatacacaggTAAATTGCATACAAGACTTTGATCACTGGGCTTTATGCTGTATCAATGGTTGTTTTGTCTGTTATCTTCAAGTTGTGAATAAATTGGTTTATCTGTTTTCTACCTCAACTTATGAAGATGGAAGAATTATACGGTAGTTGGTTCAAGGAAAAGTTTATGGATGTATTATCTTGATAAATTATAGGTAATAAGATAAGTTATATCAATTACATgtccttttgtttttaatgatGACATCTAGATTGAGTCGAGGCTCGTATTCCTTacgttcattttttttccttctgatCAGCCAGAAAGGTATGATTGATGGGGGTAGAAGGGGTAACCAACCCGTGTACATCAAGGAAAACGTAGCTAAAAGCATAAACCATATAGGTACTTATCTTTCAATTacatcaaaaaataaatgactaaCTCTAGAATCACTATTTGACATATCCCTGTCATGTATAATGTAGCTGATGTACTGCATATTGCATAATTTCCCACCAGCTTCACTACTCCCTAGAATTAGCCATTCCAACAATCAGACCCTTCAAAATGAGAACCAGCACCAAAATCGAGCTGGTAACTTATTTGTTATGTTGTTCCCTATATCCAATATCAGTAAACCTGCTGCACCATGTCTGATTATAACAAACCGTGCCAAATTACAGCTCCACCAATATATCCACTATATACCAGAGACTGTTGAACCACCACTTAAGAGAATTACCTGCTGAAAGCCCTGTCTCACAACAAACCAAGTGCAGCAGCGTGTATAATGTACAAAGTGCCAACTATCTACCTTTTAGACACATTGACAGAGTTGACCACTCATAAAGCAAAAAGTTAAACTTCCTGCTCATATTTGATAACCATAGCCAGGATCTTAGCATGATCAAATCCCACATTCTTTCACTGTTTAGAACTGTGTTGTTGAAAATAATGTCATTCCTTTGTAGCCAAATAGTCTATATGACTGCGAGCCAGACAACCCTCTGTTTGAGCTGTGCTTCCTTCTTCAATAAACCATCATTGTGATGTTGTAGAAAATGGATTCTTGGATTATTATGCAGAGCTGACTCAAAGCCCAACCACCCATAGCATCTGTACTACAACCTGAAAGATATCTTACACGAGAACAAGAGATGCTCCACTGTTTCAGCTTCCTCCTGACAAAGTGGGCAGCATGAATCTGAACTCTGTAGCTGCACATTCCTCTAGGGAAGGTTGGTTCTGGTTTGTATTCTAACATGCATCACACGCCAAGCGAATGCTGTCACGTTAGAAGGCGCAGTTGTGCTCCATAAACATTCAAAGACCTCATTTTGGCCTCAAGAACTAGATTGCATCAATAATTTATTGCCCTGTTTAACAGAGTATGTGGTCTTTTAAATGTTGTTTTAACTGAACACCATTCACCTTATTCAAAAAATTCTTTACAATAGGCTTTTCCTGTTAGAACCATTGTCTCCTCCAAGTAAACTCCTTTCATTCATAAATGATAATCAGTTTTggctgtttttgtttttttaggtaTCCTTGTCTTTTTCCTCTGCTCTTTTTACCCTCGATCTGCTTCTTAATCAGCATCTTGATGAATAACAGAACATAGAACaagtgtgatttttttatattttttttagatgtgTGAGAACAAAGATTCACGTTTAAATAGGAGGGACAAGAAACTGTGAACTGCGAGTTCTAGGATAGTTGTTTTTGTGAACAGTTACATTAGAGGATTTGCGTTTTACTTTGGTATTATACTGAATTATTCATCGTAATGCCCAACTGTGTTGGGCTACTCTAACAGTGTAAGTGCTTGGTTGGTTcacttcttacttttttttgttttaaactgtttcttaaaataattctaCATTATTAGGCAATCTATTTCTCATCTAAATTCTATTGAGTTTTAAAGTTGTTTGCAAAATAAgtgttttaaaaacaaaaaactacaaACAACTAGAAGATATTTTCTGTTGAAATACCTAGGAGACAaacttttagaaaagaaaaatatgatccTGGGACAAACACTACCAAATATATAGAAGGGAcaacaaaattttagaaaacaaaaactatTTTCGAAAATAGTAAACAAATAAGGCTTGCAATTATTTTTCTAGTCAACATTGTaaaactatatttaatttttctcaaaagtATGTTTTCACACTTCAGAATTATCTGAAACCAAGTTTCAATTGAAAGCATACAATTGTTTTTTCAAATTCagtttgcaaaataaaattcaaacttaggtttaaaaagtttaatccaaacatacactaaatttctcaaattttcttatGCGCACCATGAGATTCGTATTGGGATGACTCTCTATGAACGGGGTTTggtgaaaactgaaaagttCCAAGTGaagttatatttatattagtcAGAACATGTTCCTTAATTGGCTGGGTAAGCATTTTCTTGTCCCTTTTCTTAATTAGCAATAGACTGACGCACACGTATAAATAAGACTGCAGCTAACTTGGTGTGAAGAATTCCTAAAGATGTGTAGAAATGAAAGCAAAGATGTGGGAGGGGGAATGGAAATAAAGTCAATTTACATTTGCTTGTATTGTGTGATTCTAAACAACCAAGAGAAACGTGGGTGAGTATCAAACTCATATCCCAGGGTTCAAATCTTACAGTCAATGTGAAAATTTTATTGATGAaccatttataaatatttttataagtgtTCAGTAAGTCTTAAGATATATCATAACTCGAGATTTAActcatctaattttttttctacaaataaaacaatatcAGCAACAACATAGCAGGATGCGAAGAAACGCAACATGAACTTATTACATTCATTTAATTCATCATGAGTAAACATTTGATTTTTGAAGGACAAGAAGCGTTAATTAAAATGTCTAACATTTGGGAGAATAAAATGGTGGTGGGaataaggatgaaaaaaaagtCACGATGGTTTTAGAGCAGGAATCGCACCTTGATTCTGATGTTATTATAATGCAATTAGTTGAAGAACGGAATATGGTGTCATTTACAATcatttttcaaatgatcaaattcaaCATGGTTGTTTATAGTCaacttttaatcacaaatttGGTATTGAAATATGTACAAGGcatttataatcatttaatcaatcatttttttcatattgaatTTTGTCACATCCACATGGCAACGGCTCAAATTGACTAAGTAGTGaaagaaacaaatataaatattactaaCTAATTTCTTAGGGACactaactaataaattaaaattcaatttcttattaaaaatatatttagtgtgATTAATATATTGTGTgctataattttttagtattattacTATACAAATCATTATTCCAAGAACTAGCGGGTTCCTAATACCACGATTCATGAAAAATTAATAGCTCGTTGTTAATTATAGTCAGATAAAATGtggataattatattttgataaatacaaatgTTATCAAATATATACGttttgataaaagaaaagaagttaaTATTCTTTGGGTACGATTACAAAGTTTCTAAATCATTATTCATTAGATGGCATCTAAGGTACACCACATGCTCAGAACACCATAAAAAGGACAGTAGTTGAACATAAGGGATAGCATGTGATTGTTTACATATACAACTCAAATAACAGATcagttatgttattttattaaatatcccAAGCCCCCTTCCAATCAATAGCCGCCATGCAGTTATATCCGGGGCTcaatattttcttgaaatttccACTTTTGAGTAACTTGTGTGATAGTGAAACTACCGAACAAGTGTTCCTCACTCTTTATGCTTGCTTGAATTTGATAGTCTTTACctaaaacaaatttgttttatgtGAAAGGTTAGGAATCTCCCAATTCATAggattagaaattaatttttattcacgatatttaattgttactcatccaaaagaattttatacacagtaaaaattgaatataatttttttattaaatagattGTTTTTCTACATATGAATGTAACAGAGTCTTACACTAATGTGTTAACATATGAATTATAGTGTTTCAGTAAATTAGACAACAGGAGAATTTGGATTTTGTTCAAGTGAAATGctttttcaaaacataaattTCCTACACTATAATAAGATgtttatatttatcattatttgattaaatctAATGCAACATTCTCCATGAAAATTCCAATGGACACCCACTGCGTCTTGGAATCCTGCTCTATATTCTACATAACTTGAAGCTTGCATTCTAGCTTGGAATTGCAAGTATTTGAGCTGAATTATCACACTCATTGGCAATCGTATAGACTAATATGCCATTGAggttaaaattgtaatttcatTTCTTcgcttgaaaattttaaaaatgcttGATTCattctttataaattatttaaacatgTTGAACGTGTTAATGTTATGATATGGGAATGATGGTGTTGATTGGCTATTAATATTGAAATTTCGCTGATTCGgcaagtaatattttaaataaaaggatGGGCGAAAATCGTAATTTGATGTAGATTCACAAAGGACCTTTTAGAAGATTAATGAGTATAAAGAGGGGTGGGGAGCCAAATCACTCTATTTAGTGGTCAAAGCTAGCAGTCAGGGATGCTTTAGCTAATGCATGGTAGTTCATTTTTGACCCACCCACAATTGACTAGTACCTACTTGTTCATAGTTTTTTCTACTATCATATAATATTGGTTAATGACTTGTGTGTTTATAACATAAAATCAAGTAATCATTGTAAATAGCATCATGTATCTTTTATAAGAGTCAATTATGTTCAAGATAATAAAGTTTTCCCttcatatatttaatacactAGTCTTGTTAGACtctaatttgaaattattgattAAGCTTAAACAACAGCACCTAACAtgtaattctcaaattatttattaagacATAAAATGAATGTTATTTATTTGTCctaaaactaaaagaaattgTTAAATGTATTTTATGGTCAATTTCTTCTTCCTAAATTTTTTCTCTCACAGTATTAGGTGTGTCATAGATCATTATTTAGCATTCATTAGTGACTTTTTTTGTTGCATTATTGacatattttaatgatttttttctgttttagcTAAATTTTGTAACATTGGACCaagtgttatttttattaattttcgaACATTTTCTTATTGTTGACATTGTTTTACTAGACAAGCCATAACTTTTTGCACAAAGCTAGAATTCAAGTGATTCTTATCTTGTTTGAAATATAAGAGGAAGTTCTACAACTTTATGTCTCAAACTCAGTCTAATTCAGACTACTCATGGGTCAAATTCCAGTTTAGTACTATGGCCCTACACTTGTATTTTCAGCTTAAGCATTTTTGGGCCTAATTTGTAATTAGTGGCCCAATTACACTTTTAAGTAGATTTTTGAAGAGTTTATGAGAGATTTATCAAAAGATATATAAAGATATCCTCTTGTATTTAACATTGATTATTGAGATATAGAGTTAATatcattataatatattttcttatcttatcttatctttagaATTATTTCCTTTATTAGGATGAGGATTTCATCTTTTCAAGATTTGCTTCCTctattaagattttattttatcttatctttatgtCATATAAGATTAGGAACAATATATTGAGAATTTTAATTAAGGATTTCCATTATCCTTTGTCtcctttttttatgtaattttatcttTCAATGTAGATGCTCATGAAGAGCTAAATTCCTTTTTCAATCCAAGGGTCTCAAAGCCTACAATAAATTTGAGTTTCTCAGtgcttaaattttgaatttgtaatatgtttcttccttttttttttgttttcaatgttTTGGGTTTAATGCATGATCATTATTagatttaaagaattaaattcagAATAGGAATAGGGTTGGTTAGTCTTATagtaattgattgattgatttccAATATATTTTGTGCTTGAATTCggttaaatttgagaatgcgATTGTTTTATCTCATGAACTTGTATTGGATTTGATTGATTGTTTGTTTGCCAATATGTTGTGCGCTTCAATTCAAGTCAAATTCGAGAAAGCaattgttttcttaattttcttaatacatGATAGATGATTATCTTATGAACTCATATTGGATTACATGATTATGAATTCATCATATAACTCTAAAACCGTGATGATTTAACTAAAAGCTTTGATCCTTTGGTTGATTTTATTTGAATccgttttagtatttttattgaattttgtgtttttttttattaattctacAAACGACAAAAGAgaggatgttttttttttattgaattttgtgttttttttattgaatctgTTCAAATTAATTTCGACATTTAATGAATTGCATCTCTGATAGAATGACCTagggttgtgccatgttctatAAAATTATTGGAGATCCTAGTAACTTTCGATAATATCCTCAGCAATGTTGTTAGTGTGCTCAACCCAAGAGATTGAAATTCCATATCAATTAAAGTTGATTAGATATTCATAAAAAGAGAGGATGAATTATGATCTTTAATAAACTTTGGTCTAAATTGAGCAATTGAAATTTCTTgtgatatatttttgtttacaaTGTCTTCTTGGTTATGAGAGGATTCTTATAAGCATGGAAATAACATTTACTCACTTAAATATATttggaaaatataaaatgatagtgCATAAATGTTTGGAAGCaagatattaataatttttataaaaaattattcttctcGAAGTTATTAGAAGCTAATTTCTCAAATCAGAAAACTTTGATCTTGCATTTTTGAAGGtataaatcaaatcaattttgaatGAAACTTTACATACATGATAACAAGTATTTTAGCCTATGCATTGCACacaataaatgtttattttacataactaaaatttataatttataataaataaatatttctaagtatgtaagttattttataattaaattttgtaataaattaataatttttaacatataaattatattttaaatttatgataaataatatattttttaatatatttttattttaaattattgatagAAAAATATTCAAGTTGTAATATATTCTTATACTTTAGGAACAAAAAAGTATTCTCATATATTTCTTATAGATAAGAACAAAGAtaatatttgtaaattaattataacaacCGAAACGGAAGGTTAGTGCAAATGTTTTGTAAATACTTTACactatcccccccccccccaactaTATTTTTAGGTCCCTATTAACACCAATATTCTTtcctaaattattttagtttgttttatgAAACACTCTAGCaacattatttctcttttttttttaatttggtatgctaaatataattgaagttacattttggttttttttttaggagAAATAAACTTATTTCATATCATTGAGAATAGTAGCATAAATATACATGGGAATACGCTCATAAACATGATGACTAGCTTTAAATCTAAAAGCTTTAACTAGAGAGTGGACTACTTGATTTGCTTGCCTCCTAACTAAACTCACCCTTGAGTTTTGAGAATTACATAAAAGAGAATAACAATTATCAAGCAAAGCATAAAAATCTGAAACTCTTCTTGGTTTGGACATTAAACCATCAAGAATAGATTTACAATCCACCTCAAAAAATAATGTTCTAAAAATGCAGTTGACTACTCCAATGGATAGCTTGTAAAAGTGCCTAAGCCTTAACTTCTTTTGCACCTGGAATTCCTCTCACTATCATTGTTTTCACCTTAAGAAACTAACCATTTTCATCTCTTAGTACCATCCTAGCACCCTAGCTTCCTTCACATCTAAAAATTACAGCACCTACATTTATTTAAACCAAACCTAGTGGCGGTTTTTTCCAACTGAGATCAATAGTTGGTTGGTTGAGAGGTTGACGCAAGTTGTGTGTTGTATGTGCTCAAATTGTTGGCCATTCATTGAGGAATTGGAGACACTGCAATGTTGATATTGCTAGTGTGGTGTTCATCCCTTACCAAACTCTCTCATTTCTCATTTTCCAGATGCTCCAAAGGGTAATAGCAAAGATGTTTTGTGACTCTAGTGGAAAAGGATCTAGCAAAGAGAATATCAATGCTACTGTAGATTCTGAACTTTGCATATGAAGATTTATGATGTCCCATAATCCTACAACTTCCTAGATGCTTCAAACCTGAAAACAATTGAAAAAACATGTCATTCATTCTCCATTTTAGTTCCACAATATTTACTAAGACTTGTGTGTTGGACTTCTTTTTGCTGAAAGCGAGTTCTTGTTGGTAGACCACTCCTAAGTGTGTGCCATAGGAAGTACTTCACCTTAGGAGGGATTCGAAGAGCCCGTATAAGATACCAGTTTCCTTCCACCTTGAGAGTACTGTTACAAATCATTTTTTCCATGAGGTGATAAGCTAATCTCATAGTAAAATTTCCACTTGCACTTTGGTTCCAAATAAGAAGATCATTAGCTTGTGAGTTCATCAAAGGGATATTCTGAATTACTTGAACATCAACATCATTAAAAATTTGTTCAACCATATCCATTTTCCAACTATTTTTTTCATGATCAATAATGGAATGGACATGCAAATTTTCGAGACCTAAAGGTGGAGAAGATGAGATAAAAGACTTATTTGAATCAGGTAGCCATGGTTGGGTCCAAATATTAATCAAATTGCCATTGCCAATCCTACATCTCATGCCTTCCTTAACCAAAGCCTATGAAGCATGGATGCTATGTCATGTAAAACTTGGATTATGCCCTAGAGGGGCATCCAAGAAACCACCATTGGGGAAGTATTGATTTGAGCACCTTTGTCACTATAGCATTAGGATTTGTTGTGAGATCCATCATTGCTTCCCTAGCATGGCAAGATTGAAGCCATAAAGATGTCGAAAGCCTATGCCACCAAATTCCTTGTTCATTGTCAATTTTTCCCAACTAAGTCAATTAATTCCTTTTCTTTGACTATTTCCTGAGTTCTACCAGAAAGAGTTCATCAtcttttgaatttcattttgtaGAGTTGATGGAAGAAGGTAAACACTCATACAATAAGTTGGAATCTCCTAAGCACAAGATTTGAGAAGAACTTCTTTGCCTGCCTTGGATAAGTGTTTATTGGACCAATGATT of Glycine soja cultivar W05 chromosome 1, ASM419377v2, whole genome shotgun sequence contains these proteins:
- the LOC114417097 gene encoding uncharacterized protein LOC114417097 — its product is MHTGMASLTQLHYKVHTSTFRRVHSRSQGLLKSGKLSQLQGSAFPSIHINQSCICCTKLTPWESSPVTYAPTDNQSDTFLPQSANIFETLESSKTAESPIANAEGVLETGSQPGLQFQFFKWPLWLLGPSILLATGMVPTLWLPISSIFLGTNIASLLSLIGLDCIFNLGATLFLLMADACSRPKSLTQDCKSKAPFSYQFWNIVATLTGFIIPLLVMFGSQKGFLQPQLPFIPFAVLLGPYLLLLSVQFLTEMLTWHWQSPVWLVTPVIYESYRVLQLMRGLKLGVELSAPAWVMHTIRGLVCWWVLILGLQLMRVAWFAGLAARTRKQQLSSDTSSANGDW